From Microcystis aeruginosa NIES-2549, a single genomic window includes:
- a CDS encoding Uma2 family endonuclease produces MIALYSYNNLTPEEYLQFEETSLIKHEYIDGQVYAMAGTTDTHNIVLGNIYTIICNHLRGSDCRVYFADVKVRLEKRNHFYYPDIIVTCDDRDRETATYKSFPKLIVEVLSDSTEAFDRGDKFNNYQTLESLEEYVLVNSKHQRVETFRRGEQGLWILPIYLHLGSRYV; encoded by the coding sequence ATGATTGCTTTATATAGCTATAATAATCTCACTCCAGAAGAATATCTTCAGTTTGAAGAAACCAGTCTCATTAAACATGAATATATCGATGGACAAGTTTACGCCATGGCAGGGACGACGGATACTCATAATATTGTTTTGGGGAATATATACACAATTATTTGTAATCATTTGCGGGGGTCCGATTGTCGGGTTTATTTTGCCGATGTGAAAGTCAGATTAGAGAAACGCAATCACTTTTATTATCCTGATATTATTGTCACCTGCGATGACAGAGATAGAGAAACCGCTACCTACAAAAGTTTTCCTAAATTGATTGTTGAAGTTCTCTCCGATTCTACAGAAGCTTTTGACAGGGGGGATAAATTTAATAATTATCAAACTCTAGAAAGTTTAGAGGAATATGTCTTAGTGAATAGTAAACACCAACGAGTGGAAACTTTTCGACGGGGTGAACAGGGTTTATGGATTCTGCCGATTTATCTTCATCTCGGTAGTAGGTACGTCTAG
- a CDS encoding tubulin-like doman-containing protein codes for MANTSQTRAIKRTIIIGLGGTGRDVLMRIRRFIIDKYGKLSNLPVVSFVHIDTDKNAFNGSGLPTGNSYHGEEILLSAAERVFINMNAQDVNNLTYELEHKTLFESPFSHIESWLDPRLKKQITAIENGAGGIRPVGRLAFFHNYQKIQEAIEAAERRTSGHESFMFSGKVNGQSFNVQEGLNVFVVGSLCGGTGSGIFLDVAYTLRHILQQTAEYTSFGYLVISPKLYGDGAIMRANTYAALKELDHYTNESNSFQACYDKQNFVHIDEKRSPFDFAYLVSNRTAGDYRINNKGKLCNVIAYKIFLDFADELSLPIKSNRDNYKDPMIRKDNHPFQMCQGYMSFGLARIYFTRDRIVQIGLNRFSLKLIKFWLEGYGQSPSGQELLSKFLANWSTQSNKDYFTARLEEATLENNKTFSKTLTSWKNSLEEEISNSQDLENLPQTVKQSLEKEFRKVQGGETDSSRGIWLTLTQQTQPKLIEKFKSDIDQFLEILLNPDSLEFSLENSLSFLVALQVQINTYKGNLEELSQDNKGFHSSEKIDNIWRNVKQTLEDINGKKSVFKMFNKNANSERIKAELRDYVQSGQKLIQQNFNFSINRESRKIVEAILKHISSRMLQIQQLKESLYQLITEYDKYEQELMQLNLDEMTGEGIFPEENIDNCIPDSNSRTQYISVSQKVTNNLGYNASLFSLFSQSFVIDNETLKETLTATIEKQFQSVSTNKIDAVIKRFMGQYKPHDFPERLAQILREADLMLPINVNDAYYRLHTDKALLIGTKDDNSPTMQRFMKTLESDLNIKGTSFKSIQTDEEILITYEFGGFPLRIITDLSGLQQIYQDQKRISILHNDYRIDFADIIPPPAKLIEELEFIFYPAIALGLLEYDEEDDTYQLVIEGDLFNNKSIIDISGNWRLALEQFASRNDMINALQILLNQAKNEILANPTLLFTNEGDYFQNVSYFVNNVKNLPSYHPNYRYKDKVAGQDGNTQQEAKEGIITRFVNQLKMELEKRTGEQKKLEKQQQKQQSLLGTNNNSSQPSLPAEVSTTDE; via the coding sequence ATGGCTAACACCAGTCAAACCCGCGCTATCAAACGGACAATTATCATCGGATTAGGTGGTACTGGTCGAGATGTGTTAATGAGAATTCGTCGCTTTATTATTGATAAGTATGGGAAGTTATCTAACCTACCCGTTGTCAGTTTTGTTCATATTGACACAGACAAAAACGCTTTCAATGGTTCGGGTTTACCCACAGGAAATAGCTATCACGGAGAAGAAATTCTTCTATCAGCTGCTGAAAGAGTATTCATTAATATGAATGCTCAGGATGTTAACAATCTCACCTATGAACTTGAACACAAAACCCTTTTTGAAAGTCCCTTTTCCCATATTGAAAGCTGGTTAGACCCAAGACTAAAAAAACAAATAACTGCCATTGAAAATGGTGCGGGAGGTATTCGTCCCGTCGGTCGTTTAGCTTTCTTCCATAACTATCAAAAAATTCAGGAGGCAATTGAAGCAGCGGAAAGACGAACTTCTGGTCATGAATCCTTTATGTTTAGCGGTAAAGTTAACGGTCAAAGTTTTAATGTCCAAGAGGGTTTAAATGTCTTTGTTGTCGGTTCTTTGTGTGGGGGAACTGGTAGCGGTATTTTCCTCGATGTGGCCTACACTTTGCGTCATATTTTACAACAAACGGCCGAATATACATCCTTTGGTTATTTGGTAATTAGTCCTAAACTTTATGGTGATGGGGCAATTATGAGAGCTAATACCTATGCAGCTTTGAAAGAGTTAGATCATTATACCAATGAAAGTAATTCCTTTCAAGCCTGTTATGATAAACAAAATTTCGTCCACATCGATGAAAAACGTTCTCCTTTTGATTTTGCCTACTTAGTTTCTAATCGCACTGCGGGAGATTACCGGATTAATAACAAAGGTAAATTATGTAATGTCATTGCTTACAAGATTTTCTTGGATTTTGCCGATGAGTTATCTCTCCCCATCAAAAGCAATCGGGATAACTATAAAGACCCGATGATTCGTAAAGATAATCATCCTTTTCAGATGTGTCAAGGTTATATGTCCTTTGGACTAGCGAGGATTTATTTTACTCGCGACCGAATTGTGCAGATTGGTCTCAATCGTTTTAGTCTCAAATTAATTAAATTTTGGTTAGAGGGATATGGTCAAAGTCCCAGTGGACAAGAGTTATTAAGTAAGTTCCTAGCTAATTGGAGTACCCAAAGTAATAAGGATTATTTTACTGCCAGATTGGAAGAAGCAACCCTAGAGAATAATAAAACTTTTTCCAAGACTTTAACCTCTTGGAAAAATTCCCTAGAGGAAGAAATATCCAATAGTCAAGATTTGGAGAATTTACCCCAAACCGTCAAGCAATCCCTAGAAAAAGAGTTTCGCAAAGTACAGGGGGGAGAAACGGATAGCAGTCGTGGAATCTGGTTAACTCTGACCCAACAAACTCAACCTAAATTAATCGAAAAATTTAAGTCAGATATTGACCAATTTTTGGAGATTCTTCTTAATCCTGATAGCTTAGAATTTTCTTTGGAAAATAGCCTATCTTTTTTGGTCGCTTTACAAGTACAGATTAATACCTACAAGGGGAATCTAGAGGAATTATCTCAGGATAATAAAGGGTTTCATTCCTCGGAAAAAATTGATAACATTTGGCGAAATGTTAAACAAACTCTCGAAGATATAAACGGGAAAAAGTCTGTCTTCAAGATGTTCAATAAAAATGCCAATAGTGAGAGAATCAAAGCTGAGTTAAGAGACTACGTTCAAAGCGGACAAAAATTAATTCAGCAGAACTTTAATTTCAGTATCAATCGCGAATCTAGAAAGATTGTTGAAGCGATTCTCAAGCATATTTCCAGTCGAATGCTGCAGATACAACAACTGAAAGAATCCCTATATCAGCTAATCACAGAATACGATAAATACGAACAGGAGTTAATGCAGTTAAATCTCGACGAGATGACTGGGGAAGGTATTTTTCCAGAGGAGAATATTGATAACTGTATCCCGGACAGTAACTCCCGAACTCAATACATTTCCGTTAGCCAAAAAGTCACCAATAATTTAGGCTATAATGCTTCCCTATTCAGTTTATTTAGCCAATCTTTTGTTATTGATAATGAGACTCTCAAAGAGACTCTAACAGCTACAATCGAGAAACAGTTTCAATCAGTAAGCACTAATAAAATTGATGCAGTAATTAAGCGATTTATGGGTCAATATAAACCCCATGATTTTCCTGAACGCTTGGCGCAAATTCTGCGAGAAGCTGATTTAATGTTACCGATAAATGTTAATGATGCTTACTATCGCTTGCATACAGATAAAGCATTACTAATTGGGACTAAGGATGATAATTCACCCACCATGCAAAGATTTATGAAGACTCTTGAATCTGATTTAAATATTAAGGGAACTTCTTTTAAATCAATTCAAACCGACGAAGAAATCCTAATTACCTACGAGTTTGGTGGGTTTCCCCTAAGAATCATTACTGATTTATCTGGGTTGCAACAAATCTATCAAGACCAAAAAAGAATCAGCATTTTACACAATGATTACAGGATAGATTTTGCTGATATTATTCCACCACCTGCCAAATTAATTGAGGAATTAGAGTTTATTTTCTATCCCGCAATTGCTCTCGGTTTACTAGAATACGATGAGGAAGATGATACTTATCAATTAGTCATCGAAGGCGATTTATTTAACAATAAGTCCATCATTGACATTAGCGGTAATTGGCGACTTGCCTTAGAACAATTTGCTTCTCGTAATGACATGATTAATGCTTTGCAGATACTGCTTAATCAGGCAAAAAATGAGATTTTGGCTAATCCTACCCTATTATTTACTAACGAGGGTGATTATTTCCAGAACGTCAGCTATTTTGTCAACAATGTCAAAAATTTACCCTCCTATCACCCCAATTATCGCTACAAAGATAAGGTAGCTGGACAAGATGGAAATACTCAACAGGAGGCAAAAGAAGGAATTATCACCCGTTTTGTTAATCAACTGAAAATGGAACTAGAAAAACGTACTGGTGAACAGAAAAAACTCGAAAAACAACAGCAAAAGCAACAAAGTTTACTGGGAACAAATAATAACAGTAGTCAACCCAGTTTACCCGCAGAGGTTAGCACTACTGATGAATGA
- a CDS encoding vWA domain-containing protein, translated as MKSAECLTVSPGEPLTDWQKLGLDLVARWQGRDVILAIDLTGSVNFNDEGRTRLGQIIRDSLKNNDSVYLFPFADNVQPIAEPILIRSQEDIDAVLKAIPWQSSQSAKNTDIQQAEWHVYPRLARLNQCRLTANQAIKPQSVVWITDAPLSTGAGITSQQWIETPKNSPFRLADSPESLERQNWLNSLPINLRTQEITATNGNKYQLSVVDIAPTAQEFCTPAPGGQETCLINPYLLSQLWLPALVITLMGIGGIVASILGIRHWLLLNTAWTIEVSSNDDEDETQKYILKTSGKINIGGEEHKKNTFSRAGEEIRCYLERRGNQLYLKPSKQAEIFYRGNQLTQEVKIDKNYLTLTYHHNHQDFDLQIQISKK; from the coding sequence ATGAAAAGTGCTGAATGTTTAACGGTATCCCCCGGGGAACCGCTTACTGATTGGCAAAAACTCGGATTAGATTTGGTGGCTCGTTGGCAGGGACGAGATGTTATCCTAGCGATCGATCTTACCGGTAGTGTTAACTTTAATGATGAAGGACGCACGCGCCTCGGTCAAATTATTCGCGATAGTTTAAAAAATAACGATTCCGTTTATTTATTCCCCTTTGCTGATAATGTTCAACCGATTGCAGAACCGATTTTAATTCGGAGTCAGGAAGATATAGACGCGGTTTTAAAGGCGATTCCCTGGCAATCTAGCCAAAGTGCTAAAAATACCGATATTCAGCAAGCAGAATGGCACGTTTATCCCCGACTGGCACGCTTAAATCAGTGTCGTTTAACTGCCAATCAAGCTATCAAACCCCAGTCGGTAGTTTGGATTACCGATGCACCCCTTTCTACTGGCGCGGGGATTACTTCCCAACAGTGGATAGAAACCCCAAAAAATAGCCCTTTTCGTCTTGCTGATTCTCCCGAAAGTTTGGAGAGACAAAACTGGCTTAATTCCCTACCAATTAATCTAAGAACCCAAGAAATTACCGCCACTAACGGCAATAAATATCAACTATCAGTTGTCGATATTGCTCCCACAGCACAAGAGTTTTGTACTCCCGCACCGGGAGGACAAGAAACCTGTTTGATTAATCCTTATCTCTTGAGTCAGTTATGGTTGCCAGCATTGGTAATTACATTAATGGGAATTGGGGGAATAGTAGCGAGTATTTTGGGAATTCGTCACTGGTTGCTGTTAAATACTGCTTGGACTATTGAAGTCTCCTCTAATGATGATGAAGATGAAACCCAAAAATATATTTTAAAAACATCTGGAAAAATTAACATCGGTGGTGAAGAACATAAGAAGAATACCTTTTCTCGTGCTGGGGAAGAAATTCGCTGCTATTTAGAAAGACGCGGCAATCAGTTATATCTGAAACCCAGTAAACAAGCAGAGATTTTTTATCGAGGTAATCAACTAACTCAGGAGGTGAAGATAGATAAAAATTACCTGACTTTAACCTATCACCATAACCATCAAGATTTCGACCTACAAATTCAGATTAGCAAAAAATAA
- a CDS encoding GntR family transcriptional regulator, with protein sequence MIEWVSAKVVCERSDPMQFQIQPDSEIPASKQLFDQIRFAIASRQYPPGHRLPSTRQLAMITGLHRNTISKIYQQLEDDGLVESIAGSGIYVKARGHENDNLLGSPLLEQNPEIGRLISQSLASFLAQGLTLEQIRELLLAEIDWRSQCSSQVLVTIPRHDLGAGELMLRELEQSLKIPVQLVAMEDLAQVLANTKSATVVTSRYFISVAEEIAAPFQLRVIPIDIYDYSKELALIKKLPTDSRLGIVSISTGIIKVAEVLIHSLRGDDLLVMSAQIHETDKLKVLARTSQTIISDQASYTLIKNMINEVRSDLIRLPEIICSDNYIGDKSIQLLRRELGLGG encoded by the coding sequence ATGATAGAATGGGTATCAGCGAAAGTAGTTTGTGAGCGAAGTGATCCGATGCAGTTCCAAATCCAGCCAGACAGTGAAATCCCCGCCTCTAAGCAATTATTTGACCAAATTCGCTTCGCTATCGCCTCTCGTCAGTATCCACCGGGCCATCGTTTACCTAGTACCCGTCAACTAGCTATGATCACGGGATTACACCGTAATACGATAAGTAAAATTTATCAACAACTGGAAGACGATGGGTTAGTGGAATCCATAGCAGGTTCGGGGATTTATGTCAAGGCTCGCGGACATGAAAACGATAATTTATTGGGTTCGCCCCTATTGGAACAAAATCCAGAAATAGGCCGACTAATTAGCCAGAGTTTGGCTAGTTTTCTCGCTCAAGGTTTAACTCTAGAGCAAATTCGCGAGTTATTACTGGCGGAAATCGATTGGCGATCGCAGTGTAGTTCTCAAGTTCTTGTCACCATTCCCCGTCACGATTTGGGTGCAGGAGAACTAATGTTGAGAGAATTAGAGCAATCCCTCAAAATTCCCGTCCAATTAGTGGCAATGGAGGATTTAGCCCAAGTTTTAGCCAATACTAAATCTGCCACTGTTGTCACCAGTCGCTATTTTATCAGTGTAGCGGAGGAAATTGCCGCTCCTTTTCAATTACGAGTCATTCCCATCGATATCTACGATTACAGCAAGGAATTGGCATTAATCAAAAAATTACCCACCGATAGCCGCTTGGGGATTGTCAGTATTAGCACCGGTATTATTAAGGTGGCCGAAGTTTTAATTCATAGTTTACGGGGCGATGATTTATTAGTTATGTCTGCCCAAATTCATGAAACGGATAAGTTAAAAGTTTTAGCTCGAACTTCCCAGACAATTATCAGTGATCAAGCGAGTTATACTTTAATTAAAAATATGATTAATGAAGTGCGATCGGATTTAATTCGTCTGCCAGAAATTATCTGTAGTGATAATTATATTGGGGATAAATCAATTCAATTGCTCAGACGAGAATTAGGATTAGGTGGTTAG
- a CDS encoding lysophospholipid acyltransferase family protein — protein sequence MSQSTIVDESLTIRKSPAVNSRINPCLIRFCYFLGNYLVLPAFFSKITVTGQENIPLTGGAILAPTHRSRWDALILPYAVGRLVSGRDLRFMVSANEIKGVQGWFIRRLGGFPVNTDHPGMGSLVHSVELLAAGEMVAIFPEGGICRDRVVHPLKPGVARIALEVKTIKPDADIKILPVSISYNQPYPGWGSEAIVNIGQGINVLDYQQNSLKRETVRLTKTLSDRLKLLHEDQSP from the coding sequence ATGTCTCAAAGCACTATCGTTGACGAGTCCCTCACCATTAGAAAAAGTCCTGCTGTCAATTCCCGAATTAATCCCTGTTTAATTCGCTTTTGTTATTTTCTGGGAAATTATCTGGTTTTACCAGCTTTTTTCAGCAAAATAACGGTGACAGGCCAGGAAAATATTCCCCTAACGGGGGGGGCCATCCTTGCACCTACCCATCGGTCCCGTTGGGATGCGCTGATTTTACCCTACGCGGTGGGACGCTTAGTTAGTGGACGCGATTTGCGCTTTATGGTTTCCGCTAACGAGATCAAAGGGGTGCAAGGTTGGTTTATCCGACGCTTGGGGGGTTTTCCCGTCAACACCGATCACCCCGGTATGGGTAGTCTAGTCCATAGCGTCGAACTTTTGGCCGCGGGGGAAATGGTGGCGATTTTTCCGGAAGGGGGTATCTGTCGCGATCGAGTAGTTCATCCCCTGAAACCGGGGGTAGCGCGGATCGCGTTGGAAGTTAAGACCATCAAACCCGATGCAGATATCAAGATTTTGCCTGTAAGCATTAGTTATAATCAGCCTTACCCCGGATGGGGAAGCGAAGCGATAGTAAATATCGGTCAAGGGATTAATGTGCTTGATTATCAACAAAATTCGCTAAAACGGGAAACTGTCCGCTTAACCAAAACCTTGAGCGATCGCTTAAAACTTCTCCACGAGGATCAATCCCCTTAA
- the prfC gene encoding peptide chain release factor 3 yields the protein MTTEIEKELETSEAVLEKRRNFAIISHPDAGKTTLTEKLLLYGGAIHQAGAVKARRDQRKATSDWMEMEKQRGISITSTVLQFDYRDFQINLLDTPGHQDFSEDTYRTLAAADNAVMLIDAAKGLEPQTRKLFEVCKLRQLPIFTFVNKMDRPGREPLDLLDEIERELGLQTYPVNWPIGIGDRFRGVFDRATQTIHLFERRSHGSQEAQETVIELGDPKIEDHLEKDLYYQLKEDIELLSELGAELDLPAVHAGEMTPIFFGSAMTNFGVKLFLESFLDYGLPPRGRNSSLGVLDPTYPDFTGFVFKLQANMDPKHRDRVAFVRVCTGKFEKDMVVNHARTGKTIRLSRPQKLFAQDRAVIEEAYPGDVIGLNNPGVFAIGDTIYMGKKLEYEGIPCFSPELFAYLRNPNPSKFKQFQKGVSELQEEGAVQILSSIDEFKRDPILAAVGQLQFEVVQFRLLSEYGVETTLEPLAYSLARWVAGGWAALEKAGKLFNTLTVKDYWGRPVLLFKNEWNLQQVKEDHPSLQLNSIAPVGSGVQPQS from the coding sequence ATGACGACCGAAATTGAAAAAGAACTAGAAACCAGCGAAGCTGTCTTGGAAAAACGGCGAAATTTTGCCATTATCTCCCACCCTGACGCGGGAAAGACCACCCTGACCGAAAAACTGTTACTATACGGGGGTGCAATCCATCAAGCGGGTGCAGTCAAAGCAAGACGCGACCAACGCAAGGCCACCTCCGACTGGATGGAAATGGAAAAACAACGGGGAATTTCGATTACTTCCACGGTTTTACAGTTCGATTATCGTGATTTTCAGATTAATCTCCTCGATACTCCCGGCCACCAAGATTTTAGCGAAGATACCTATCGTACCCTGGCCGCTGCCGATAATGCAGTGATGTTAATCGACGCGGCCAAAGGTTTGGAACCCCAAACGAGAAAACTCTTTGAAGTGTGCAAACTGCGGCAGTTACCCATCTTTACCTTTGTTAACAAAATGGATCGCCCCGGCCGCGAACCGCTGGATTTATTGGACGAAATCGAGCGAGAATTAGGATTACAGACCTATCCCGTCAATTGGCCGATCGGAATTGGCGATCGCTTTCGGGGAGTTTTTGATCGAGCCACCCAGACCATACACCTGTTTGAACGTCGCTCCCACGGCTCTCAGGAGGCGCAGGAAACCGTGATCGAGCTTGGCGACCCCAAAATTGAGGATCATCTCGAAAAAGACCTGTATTACCAGTTAAAAGAGGATATAGAACTACTCTCGGAATTGGGTGCGGAATTGGATCTGCCAGCAGTCCACGCAGGAGAAATGACCCCGATCTTTTTTGGTAGCGCCATGACCAATTTTGGGGTGAAATTATTCCTAGAATCCTTCCTCGACTATGGATTGCCACCCAGAGGACGCAATTCCTCCCTAGGAGTCCTTGATCCCACCTATCCCGATTTCACCGGTTTTGTCTTCAAACTGCAAGCAAACATGGATCCCAAACATCGGGACCGGGTGGCCTTTGTGCGGGTATGTACGGGGAAATTCGAGAAGGATATGGTAGTAAACCACGCTAGAACTGGTAAAACTATCCGTTTATCCCGTCCTCAGAAACTTTTTGCCCAAGATCGGGCAGTTATTGAAGAAGCTTATCCCGGAGATGTGATCGGATTGAATAACCCCGGGGTCTTTGCGATCGGTGATACGATTTATATGGGTAAAAAGCTCGAATACGAAGGTATTCCCTGTTTTTCTCCCGAATTATTCGCCTATCTCAGAAATCCTAACCCTTCCAAGTTCAAACAGTTTCAAAAAGGAGTCTCAGAATTACAGGAAGAAGGGGCCGTACAGATATTATCCTCGATCGATGAATTTAAACGCGACCCGATTTTAGCCGCCGTCGGTCAATTACAGTTTGAAGTGGTGCAATTCCGTCTTTTAAGCGAGTACGGAGTCGAAACTACCCTCGAACCCCTAGCCTATAGTTTAGCCCGTTGGGTCGCCGGGGGTTGGGCTGCTTTAGAAAAAGCAGGTAAACTCTTTAATACTCTAACTGTCAAAGATTACTGGGGTCGTCCCGTCTTATTATTCAAAAATGAGTGGAATTTACAGCAAGTCAAAGAAGATCATCCCTCTTTGCAATTAAACTCGATCGCACCGGTAGGATCGGGAGTACAACCCCAATCCTAA
- the yhdJ gene encoding adenine-specific DNA-methyltransferase, with the protein MFKRYEADEQVIFHGDSLPILSSEIASNSVDLIFLDPPYNIGKHFADFYDKWESENDYINWANQILDQCLRILKPQGTLYVMASTQAMPYFDLYLRQKMTILSRIIWHYDSSGVQATKYFGSMYEPILHCVKDKNNYTFNSKDIKIEAKTGAKRKLIDYRKAIPSQYNTEKVPGNVWYFPRVRYRMDEYENHPSQKPESLLERIILASTDKSGIVLDPFAGTFTSAAVAKRLGRISISIELQEQYLKIGLRRILGWQEYKGEKLLPPQKSYSRKSENKQESNFVQESLFDVDSKA; encoded by the coding sequence ATGTTTAAACGATACGAAGCTGATGAGCAAGTTATATTTCATGGTGATTCTTTGCCGATTTTATCCAGTGAGATTGCCTCTAATTCTGTAGATCTAATTTTTCTCGATCCTCCCTATAATATAGGTAAGCACTTTGCCGATTTTTACGACAAATGGGAATCGGAAAATGATTATATAAATTGGGCAAATCAAATTCTTGATCAGTGTCTTCGTATCTTGAAACCCCAGGGAACATTATATGTTATGGCCAGCACTCAAGCAATGCCTTACTTTGATCTTTACTTAAGACAAAAAATGACGATTCTTAGTCGTATTATCTGGCATTATGATAGTTCAGGAGTACAAGCAACAAAATACTTTGGTTCGATGTATGAACCAATACTTCACTGTGTGAAAGATAAAAATAATTACACTTTTAATTCAAAGGATATTAAGATAGAAGCAAAAACTGGAGCAAAACGAAAACTAATTGATTATAGAAAAGCGATTCCGAGTCAATACAATACAGAGAAAGTGCCGGGCAATGTCTGGTATTTCCCTAGGGTCAGATATCGCATGGATGAATACGAAAATCATCCTTCACAAAAACCTGAATCATTGCTAGAAAGAATTATTTTGGCCAGCACTGACAAGAGTGGAATTGTGCTTGATCCATTTGCAGGAACTTTTACATCTGCAGCTGTAGCTAAACGTTTGGGAAGAATTTCTATTAGTATAGAATTACAAGAGCAGTATTTAAAAATTGGTCTTCGACGGATTCTCGGATGGCAAGAATACAAGGGAGAAAAGTTACTCCCTCCTCAAAAAAGCTATAGTAGAAAAAGCGAAAATAAACAAGAATCTAACTTTGTACAGGAGAGTCTTTTCGATGTCGATAGTAAAGCATGA